A window from Herbaspirillum sp. meg3 encodes these proteins:
- a CDS encoding group 1 truncated hemoglobin has translation MKTLIKKAVWLAAAMVILMTALPVQAQKDDDSLYRDLGGLEVLTKVVDDTLALALADVRIKDTFKDTDMKRLAKLITEQFCELSGGPCKYSGDPMKEVHQGLALNNMQFNALVEDLQAAMDKANIPSRTQNKLLALLAPMQRTVVSK, from the coding sequence ATGAAAACTCTGATAAAGAAAGCCGTCTGGCTGGCAGCGGCCATGGTCATCCTGATGACGGCATTGCCCGTACAGGCGCAAAAAGACGACGACAGTCTCTATCGCGATCTGGGTGGGCTGGAAGTGCTGACCAAAGTAGTTGACGACACTCTGGCGTTGGCCTTGGCTGATGTGCGCATCAAGGATACCTTCAAGGATACCGACATGAAGCGCCTAGCCAAGCTGATCACGGAACAGTTCTGTGAACTCAGCGGCGGCCCGTGCAAATACAGCGGTGACCCGATGAAAGAAGTGCATCAGGGGCTGGCGCTGAATAACATGCAATTCAATGCCCTGGTGGAAGACTTGCAGGCTGCGATGGATAAGGCAAATATTCCTTCGCGCACGCAGAACAAGCTGCTGGCCTTGCTGGCGCCGATGCAGCGCACCGTGGTGAGCAAGTAG
- a CDS encoding DUF3034 family protein produces MVSVSVAAQTSSMTPDLGKLMATAGVIQVEGAGGGGLVPWATITGYGTRDSYGANAHYTYVGTQDYKLASYGVAVGIADRVELSVAKQRFTGSQEPLNNLRIDQDIYGIKVKLAGDIVYDQDTWMPQIAAGMMIKRNNGIGGLGAVNNVKLLGAKDDSGIDYYLAATKLFLDQSLLINATVRATKANQMGILGFGGDKGDRYQAMLEGSVAYLLNRKWVVGAEYRMKPRNLAADNEKDYYDAFVAWFPSKNLSLTLAYVSLGDITVYNPKRQDGVYLSVQAGF; encoded by the coding sequence ATGGTGTCGGTTTCCGTTGCCGCACAAACCAGTAGCATGACGCCCGATCTGGGCAAACTGATGGCAACGGCCGGCGTGATTCAGGTCGAAGGTGCAGGCGGTGGCGGACTGGTGCCATGGGCGACCATTACCGGCTACGGCACGCGCGACAGCTACGGCGCCAATGCACATTACACCTATGTCGGCACGCAGGACTACAAACTCGCCTCATATGGCGTTGCCGTCGGTATCGCCGACCGGGTAGAACTGTCGGTGGCCAAGCAACGCTTTACCGGCAGTCAGGAGCCACTCAACAATCTGCGTATTGACCAGGACATCTACGGCATCAAGGTCAAACTGGCCGGCGATATCGTCTACGACCAGGACACCTGGATGCCGCAGATCGCCGCCGGCATGATGATCAAACGCAACAACGGTATCGGTGGGCTGGGTGCGGTTAATAACGTCAAGCTGCTGGGCGCCAAGGATGACTCCGGCATTGATTACTATCTGGCGGCGACCAAGCTGTTTCTGGACCAGAGCCTGCTGATCAACGCTACGGTGCGCGCTACCAAAGCCAATCAGATGGGCATCCTCGGCTTTGGCGGCGACAAGGGCGACCGCTATCAGGCCATGCTGGAAGGCTCGGTAGCGTATCTGCTGAATCGCAAATGGGTAGTGGGTGCCGAGTACCGCATGAAACCCCGCAATCTGGCCGCCGACAACGAAAAGGATTACTACGACGCCTTCGTCGCCTGGTTCCCCAGCAAGAACCTGTCGCTGACGCTGGCCTATGTGTCGTTGGGTGATATCACCGTCTATAACCCCAAACGCCAGGATGGCGTGTATCTCTCCGTGCAGGCGGGCTTCTGA
- a CDS encoding bifunctional diguanylate cyclase/phosphodiesterase, translated as MRWHRLENRIVALFIVLILLVQLAGFVAIRKAIDENARASIRDELIIGERVFLRLLEQNADKLTQGARLLASDFGFRQAIGTDDRGTITSVLENHGARIGATLSMLIGTDQQIKASTQAYPSADLQRSALELVTKGADTNGASETVIVDDSLFQIVAVPVRAPVVIGWIVMGFPVDQKLISDMRALSSLQVSVMVSTRGGQWQQDVSTLPKEESGMLMRQLPQKQDNSSFIPQLTIGDNDYSARLLVLAKGSSNQSAVAVLQRSISEAVAPYRRLQLILLTISVIGVVMAIFASAFVARRITSPLRSLADIAKRLGAGDYRARIEIKGGDEIGKLADAFESMRTGIANRELEIRRLAYWDPLTDLPNRVQFATLLNSAIERAKASNGQCHILMMDLDRFQHVNDVLGHSFGDSLLREVGRRLEQQLERENDKVARLGGDEYAILLPATDVTEAIRQAKRILQSLEMPISIGDQTVDLGAGIGISGYPENGQNSDTLLSSAEVAMYVAKRRGSGFTVYDPSIDKSSQESLSLLSELRRALDRNEFLLYAQPKVELATGKVVGAEALVRWVHPEKGFIGPDNFIPFAETTGFIRMLTSWMLNRTAILCAELQKKGITLKFSVNLSTRDLLDQDLPTHFADILTRNQLSPSSMCLEITESAIMDDPIRAQLTLERLHGMGVELAIDDFGTGYSSLAYLKRLPVDELKIDKSFVMNMEHDADDAKIVKSTIDLGHNLGLRVVAEGLETLAVWHLLKQMGCDQAQGYYMSKPMPGDRFIEWLEQWKAPEMPGQSENMAI; from the coding sequence GTGCGTTGGCATCGTCTAGAAAACCGCATCGTCGCGCTGTTCATCGTCCTGATTCTGCTGGTGCAACTGGCGGGTTTTGTGGCCATTCGCAAAGCCATTGATGAAAACGCCCGTGCCTCGATTCGCGACGAACTGATCATCGGCGAGCGTGTGTTTTTACGGTTGCTGGAACAGAATGCAGACAAACTGACCCAGGGAGCGCGCCTGCTGGCATCGGATTTCGGCTTTCGCCAGGCCATCGGCACCGATGACCGCGGCACGATTACCTCTGTGCTGGAAAACCATGGCGCCCGCATCGGCGCAACCTTGTCGATGCTGATCGGCACAGATCAGCAGATCAAGGCTTCCACACAAGCTTATCCCAGCGCAGACCTGCAGCGTAGCGCACTGGAGCTGGTGACCAAGGGGGCGGATACCAATGGTGCGTCGGAGACAGTGATCGTTGACGACAGTCTGTTCCAGATCGTGGCCGTACCGGTACGAGCGCCGGTCGTCATCGGCTGGATCGTGATGGGCTTTCCGGTAGATCAGAAACTGATCTCTGACATGCGCGCCTTGTCGTCGCTGCAAGTCAGCGTCATGGTCAGTACACGTGGTGGCCAGTGGCAGCAGGATGTGTCGACCTTGCCGAAAGAAGAATCCGGCATGCTGATGCGTCAGTTGCCGCAAAAGCAGGACAACAGTTCTTTCATTCCTCAACTCACCATCGGCGATAACGATTACAGCGCACGCCTGCTGGTGCTGGCCAAGGGATCGTCCAATCAAAGTGCTGTCGCGGTATTGCAGCGCTCGATCAGTGAGGCGGTCGCACCATACCGGCGTCTGCAGCTGATTCTGCTGACCATCAGCGTGATCGGCGTGGTCATGGCGATCTTTGCCAGTGCTTTCGTGGCGCGTCGCATCACCAGCCCTTTGCGGTCATTGGCGGACATCGCCAAGCGACTGGGTGCAGGCGACTATCGCGCCCGGATTGAAATCAAGGGCGGTGACGAGATCGGCAAACTGGCAGATGCTTTTGAGAGCATGCGTACCGGCATCGCCAACCGCGAACTCGAAATCAGACGCCTGGCGTATTGGGATCCGCTGACCGATTTGCCCAATCGCGTGCAGTTTGCAACCTTGCTGAATTCTGCCATTGAGCGCGCCAAGGCCAGCAACGGGCAGTGCCATATTTTGATGATGGATCTGGACCGTTTCCAGCACGTCAACGACGTGCTGGGTCACAGTTTTGGCGACAGCTTGTTGCGCGAAGTCGGCCGTCGTCTTGAGCAGCAACTGGAGCGCGAAAACGATAAAGTCGCCCGTCTCGGCGGTGACGAGTACGCCATCTTGCTGCCGGCCACAGATGTAACTGAAGCGATCCGCCAGGCCAAGCGCATTTTGCAGTCCTTGGAAATGCCGATCTCCATCGGCGACCAGACCGTCGATCTGGGCGCTGGTATCGGTATATCCGGTTATCCTGAAAACGGGCAGAACAGCGATACGCTGCTCAGCAGCGCCGAAGTCGCGATGTACGTTGCCAAGCGACGCGGCAGCGGCTTTACCGTCTACGATCCGTCCATCGACAAGAGCAGCCAGGAAAGTCTGAGCCTCTTGAGTGAGCTGCGCCGCGCGCTTGATCGCAATGAATTCCTCCTGTATGCCCAACCCAAGGTGGAACTGGCCACAGGTAAGGTGGTTGGCGCTGAAGCGCTGGTGCGTTGGGTACATCCGGAAAAGGGCTTCATCGGCCCGGATAACTTCATTCCGTTTGCAGAGACTACCGGTTTCATTCGCATGCTGACGTCCTGGATGTTGAACAGGACGGCAATCCTGTGCGCCGAGCTGCAGAAGAAGGGCATCACACTGAAATTTTCGGTCAATTTGTCGACGCGCGACTTGCTCGATCAGGATTTGCCGACGCATTTCGCCGATATCCTGACGCGTAATCAATTGTCGCCGTCGTCAATGTGCCTTGAGATTACCGAGAGCGCGATCATGGATGATCCGATACGTGCGCAACTGACGCTGGAGCGTTTGCACGGCATGGGCGTGGAGCTGGCGATTGATGATTTCGGCACAGGGTATTCGTCGCTGGCTTATCTGAAGCGTTTGCCGGTGGACGAGCTGAAAATCGATAAATCCTTCGTCATGAACATGGAGCATGACGCCGATGACGCCAAGATCGTTAAATCGACCATCGATCTCGGCCACAACCTCGGCCTGCGCGTTGTCGCGGAAGGACTCGAGACGCTTGCCGTCTGGCATCTGCTCAAGCAGATGGGCTGCGATCAGGCGCAGGGATATTACATGAGCAAGCCGATGCCGGGAGACCGCTTTATCGAGTGGCTGGAGCAATGGAAAGCCCCGGAAATGCCTGGCCAGTCGGAAAATATGGCGATATGA
- a CDS encoding methylamine utilization protein yields the protein MLKAAIVLTLSAASMHAVAATVTVQVLDVAGTPVPNAVVYAEPTGGQTVAKSLKQAEIEQKDIKFFPLVSVVQVGTPVLFPNHDKVRHHVYSFSSAKTFELKLYSGVPTSPIVFDKVGTVVLGCNIHDQMVAYLQVVNTPYFAKTDMSGHAKLEGLTNGKYALKAWYFKMAPNEAAMEQPLNYQGADMAASVKLAVKAVPVQ from the coding sequence ATGCTCAAGGCAGCAATCGTCCTGACGTTGTCGGCAGCGTCCATGCACGCGGTGGCGGCCACCGTTACCGTGCAGGTGCTTGATGTGGCGGGAACGCCGGTGCCCAATGCCGTCGTCTACGCCGAACCGACCGGGGGACAGACCGTTGCCAAGTCGCTCAAGCAGGCCGAAATTGAGCAAAAAGACATCAAATTCTTCCCTCTGGTCAGTGTTGTGCAAGTCGGGACACCCGTGTTGTTCCCGAATCATGACAAGGTCCGCCATCACGTTTATTCGTTTTCCTCCGCAAAAACATTTGAGTTGAAGCTATATTCCGGTGTGCCGACAAGTCCCATCGTTTTCGATAAAGTTGGTACAGTTGTTCTGGGGTGCAATATCCACGATCAGATGGTGGCGTATCTGCAGGTGGTGAACACGCCTTATTTTGCTAAAACCGACATGTCCGGCCATGCCAAGCTGGAAGGGCTGACCAACGGTAAATATGCCTTGAAAGCCTGGTACTTCAAGATGGCACCGAACGAGGCGGCAATGGAGCAGCCGCTTAACTACCAGGGCGCAGACATGGCCGCGTCGGTGAAACTGGCTGTCAAGGCCGTGCCGGTACAGTAA
- a CDS encoding TetR/AcrR family transcriptional regulator → MKLQPRKEPRQARSKAMVDTILDAMARVLVERGYAKTNTNLVAEAAGISVGSLYQYFPNKDALIFALRERHVARMLHLFEEVVAKMDESGSLESDFEALIEALVAAHLVEPELNRILEEEFPSFHLPVSNHVRQRFFEAIKGVLTKHRKAITSPDVDVAAFVVQRMLKALVNAVVLIAPPGLNAAHVRSEIVPAVVGYLTAQRSNLIA, encoded by the coding sequence ATGAAACTGCAGCCAAGGAAAGAACCCCGCCAGGCACGCTCCAAAGCCATGGTCGACACAATTCTCGACGCCATGGCGCGCGTGCTGGTCGAACGTGGTTATGCCAAGACCAATACCAATCTGGTGGCAGAAGCCGCCGGCATCAGCGTTGGCTCTCTGTATCAGTATTTTCCCAACAAGGACGCGTTGATTTTTGCACTGCGTGAGCGCCATGTCGCACGTATGCTGCATCTGTTCGAAGAAGTCGTGGCGAAGATGGATGAGTCAGGCAGTCTGGAAAGCGATTTCGAGGCGCTGATCGAGGCGCTCGTCGCCGCGCATCTGGTCGAGCCTGAGCTCAATCGCATCCTGGAAGAGGAATTTCCTTCTTTTCACCTCCCGGTTTCTAACCATGTACGCCAGCGTTTTTTCGAGGCGATCAAGGGTGTCTTGACCAAGCATCGCAAGGCCATCACCTCGCCGGATGTCGATGTGGCGGCCTTTGTTGTGCAACGCATGTTGAAGGCACTCGTCAATGCGGTAGTATTGATTGCGCCACCGGGACTCAATGCTGCGCATGTGCGATCCGAAATTGTTCCAGCTGTTGTTGGTTATTTAACTGCGCAAAGGTCAAATTTGATTGCATAA
- a CDS encoding efflux transporter outer membrane subunit, translating to MKSASSPALRLRVIALCTLTIGMLGLSGCASFSGINSDKHMAQPGDYAVERSLSGQGQGQWPTTNWVEQFGDPQLVALIAEAMENNPSLQQAQARIASASALADSKGAPLLPTVDAEASFTRNLFPETTIYPAPYGGSWYNEKKAFLSLGYELDVWGKNHAALEQAVSQKKAAEASAQETRLVITSSIASAYNQLATEYALHDILQRTVTQRESLQKITADRVKTGLDTQIERSQSQGSSADARAQLVQSEGQITLTRQQLGVLMGKGPDRGLQITAPRMTTLTTPALPSALPLNLLGRRPDIVAARWQVEASSKDIDVAKARFYPDINLSAMIGFDSLLNANPFTAASKSIAYGPAISLPIFEGGALRANLKGSYAAYDMAVASYNQTLNDAYGDVAKQITGIRSIDQQLPIRREALASTQRAYDLAKERYRIGLASQLVVLNAETALLGQQQALINLEASRRNQQIGLFKALGGGFDAQQAGLAIAPSAAGTAKPQ from the coding sequence ATGAAATCCGCCTCATCGCCCGCACTGCGTTTGCGGGTGATCGCTTTGTGTACCCTGACGATCGGCATGCTGGGCCTGTCCGGCTGCGCCAGCTTCAGTGGTATCAACAGCGATAAACACATGGCGCAACCCGGCGACTATGCCGTCGAGCGCAGCTTGTCCGGCCAGGGCCAGGGGCAATGGCCGACCACCAACTGGGTGGAGCAATTTGGCGACCCGCAGCTGGTAGCCCTGATTGCAGAAGCCATGGAAAACAATCCAAGCCTGCAGCAAGCACAGGCCCGCATCGCTTCCGCCAGCGCACTGGCTGACAGCAAAGGCGCGCCGTTGTTGCCGACCGTCGACGCCGAAGCATCGTTCACCCGCAACCTGTTCCCGGAAACCACGATTTACCCTGCCCCATACGGCGGCAGCTGGTACAACGAAAAGAAGGCTTTCCTGAGTCTGGGTTACGAACTGGATGTCTGGGGCAAGAACCACGCAGCGCTCGAACAAGCGGTCTCGCAGAAAAAAGCGGCCGAAGCCAGCGCGCAGGAAACCCGCCTGGTCATCACCAGCTCGATTGCATCGGCTTACAACCAGCTCGCTACCGAATACGCCCTGCATGACATTTTGCAACGTACCGTCACGCAGCGTGAATCTTTGCAAAAAATTACCGCCGACCGCGTCAAAACCGGTCTCGATACGCAAATCGAACGCAGCCAGTCGCAAGGCAGCAGCGCCGATGCGCGTGCACAACTGGTGCAAAGCGAAGGTCAGATCACACTCACGCGCCAACAGCTCGGCGTATTGATGGGCAAGGGCCCCGATCGCGGCCTGCAAATCACCGCACCACGCATGACGACGCTGACTACCCCCGCGTTGCCATCGGCCTTGCCGTTGAACCTGCTGGGACGTCGCCCCGACATCGTCGCCGCGCGTTGGCAGGTCGAAGCCAGCAGCAAGGATATTGATGTCGCCAAGGCACGCTTTTATCCAGATATCAATCTGTCGGCAATGATCGGCTTTGATTCGCTGCTGAACGCCAATCCGTTCACCGCGGCCAGCAAGAGCATCGCCTACGGCCCTGCCATCAGCCTGCCGATCTTTGAAGGTGGTGCATTGCGCGCCAACCTGAAAGGTTCGTACGCTGCTTACGACATGGCAGTGGCGTCATATAACCAGACGTTGAACGATGCCTACGGCGATGTCGCCAAGCAGATTACCGGCATCCGGTCTATCGATCAGCAGTTGCCGATCCGCCGTGAAGCATTGGCGTCGACGCAACGCGCTTACGACCTGGCCAAAGAACGCTATCGGATCGGTCTGGCTTCGCAGCTGGTTGTACTGAATGCGGAAACTGCCCTGCTCGGCCAGCAACAAGCGCTGATCAATCTGGAAGCAAGCCGCCGTAACCAGCAAATCGGTTTGTTCAAGGCGCTGGGCGGTGGATTTGACGCGCAGCAAGCCGGACTGGCGATTGCACCGTCGGCAGCAGGTACCGCAAAGCCCCAATAA
- a CDS encoding HlyD family efflux transporter periplasmic adaptor subunit produces MSEALPQNGNGNGKRKRQLLLLTLVIILVAIAFGLYWFLVARFYEETDDAYVGGNVIQISAQVGGTVTAIKADDTQIVKAGQQLVALDAADTKLALAQAEAALAQAVRQTRQTFLNNDTLSANVTAAETNLARARDDLQRRQAGIASGAVSQEDLSHAQDAVKNANASLEQARASLAANRALTDHTSVTEHPNVLQAATQVRNAYLNYARVNIVAPVSGFVSKRSVQLGQRIAAGSPLMAIVPLEQIWIDANFKEGQLKHIRIGQPVEVVADIYGSAVKYKGTVIGFSAGTGGAFSLLPAQNATGNWIKVVQRVPVRIALDPQEVQAHPLRVGLSTTATVNIRGDGKALEATATNYQTNVYSDLGKQADDIVDRIISDNASGLPVAARKKAAIVIPHT; encoded by the coding sequence ATGAGTGAAGCCCTTCCACAAAACGGCAACGGTAATGGCAAACGCAAGCGCCAGTTGCTGCTGTTGACGCTGGTCATTATCCTGGTTGCCATCGCGTTCGGCCTGTACTGGTTCCTGGTCGCCCGCTTCTACGAAGAGACCGACGACGCCTATGTCGGCGGCAATGTCATCCAGATTTCCGCCCAGGTCGGCGGCACCGTCACCGCCATCAAGGCGGATGACACGCAAATCGTCAAAGCCGGACAGCAACTGGTGGCCCTTGATGCCGCCGATACCAAGCTCGCTCTGGCGCAAGCCGAAGCCGCATTGGCGCAGGCTGTGCGTCAGACACGCCAGACTTTCCTGAACAACGACACCTTGTCGGCCAATGTCACCGCAGCGGAAACCAATCTGGCACGCGCCCGCGACGACTTGCAACGCCGTCAGGCCGGCATCGCTTCCGGTGCTGTTTCGCAAGAAGATCTGTCGCACGCTCAAGATGCCGTCAAGAACGCCAACGCATCGCTGGAGCAGGCTCGCGCCAGCCTGGCGGCCAATCGCGCGTTGACCGACCACACCAGCGTGACGGAACATCCGAACGTGCTGCAGGCAGCGACACAAGTGCGTAACGCTTATCTGAACTATGCCCGCGTCAACATCGTTGCACCGGTATCCGGTTTTGTGTCCAAGCGCTCCGTCCAGCTCGGCCAGCGCATCGCCGCCGGCAGCCCGCTGATGGCAATCGTGCCCCTGGAACAGATCTGGATCGACGCCAACTTCAAGGAAGGCCAGTTGAAGCACATCCGCATCGGCCAGCCGGTTGAAGTCGTCGCTGACATCTACGGTTCCGCCGTCAAATACAAAGGCACAGTGATCGGCTTCTCGGCCGGCACCGGCGGCGCTTTCTCGCTGCTGCCGGCGCAAAACGCCACCGGTAACTGGATCAAGGTTGTCCAGCGCGTACCGGTGCGGATTGCACTCGACCCGCAAGAAGTGCAAGCACATCCACTGCGCGTCGGCCTGTCGACCACCGCCACCGTGAACATTCGCGGCGACGGCAAGGCGCTCGAAGCAACCGCCACCAATTATCAGACCAACGTCTACAGCGACCTGGGCAAGCAAGCCGATGACATCGTCGACCGCATCATCAGCGACAACGCCAGCGGCTTGCCGGTAGCGGCGCGCAAAAAGGCTGCCATCGTCATTCCTCACACCTGA
- a CDS encoding DHA2 family efflux MFS transporter permease subunit, with product MASSPQTYTPPPPLTGGKLVLGTLCVSLAVFMNVLDSSIANVAIPTISGNLGVSIDEGTWVITSFAAANAISIPLTGWLTQRIGAVRLFVTSVLLFVLASWLCGLAPTLPILLAARVLQGLVAGPMVPLSQSLLLGAYPKSKASFALALWGMTAVVAPVAGPALGGWITDAYTWPWIFYINIPVGLLAAGMTIAIYKDRESPTHKLPIDTIGLLLLITWVAAFQIMLDKGKDLDWFASPTIVTLGIIAAVAFAYFVIWELNNDHPVVDLRLFGRRNFFGGTVAISIGYGVFFGNLVLLPQWLQQYLGYRAIDSGLSTAPLGIFAVILMPLIGKFLPRVDARKVATASFVCFALVFWLRSRYTLEVDQWTVILPTLLQGIPTAMFFVPLTVLLLSGLPPERIPAAAGLSSFVRVFCGAIGTSVATTAWNNRTIVHHAQLTEHATPYSTALQQMFSNLTGNFGMSTEQATGLIERNLNAQAAMIGINDIFWLSAVIFIVIIPVIWIIKPAKGSAGAEAAAAAH from the coding sequence ATGGCGAGCAGTCCTCAAACCTACACACCGCCGCCACCGCTGACCGGTGGCAAGCTGGTGCTCGGCACCTTGTGCGTGTCGCTGGCGGTGTTCATGAACGTACTCGATTCATCGATTGCGAACGTGGCGATCCCGACCATTTCGGGCAACCTCGGCGTCTCGATCGATGAGGGAACCTGGGTCATTACCTCCTTTGCGGCGGCGAATGCGATCTCGATTCCGCTGACCGGCTGGCTGACGCAACGTATCGGCGCCGTGCGTCTGTTCGTGACGTCTGTACTGTTGTTCGTGCTGGCCTCGTGGCTCTGCGGCCTGGCGCCGACACTGCCGATTTTGCTGGCAGCACGTGTCTTGCAAGGCCTGGTCGCAGGTCCGATGGTACCGTTGTCGCAGTCGCTGCTGCTGGGGGCCTACCCCAAATCCAAGGCTTCATTTGCCCTTGCGCTATGGGGCATGACTGCGGTGGTCGCTCCCGTAGCAGGCCCCGCACTGGGCGGCTGGATTACCGATGCCTATACGTGGCCGTGGATCTTTTACATCAACATCCCGGTGGGCTTGCTGGCTGCGGGCATGACGATAGCGATCTACAAAGATCGCGAGAGTCCTACGCACAAGCTGCCGATCGACACCATCGGCCTGCTGTTGCTGATCACGTGGGTGGCGGCGTTTCAGATCATGCTGGATAAAGGCAAGGATCTCGACTGGTTCGCCTCGCCGACCATTGTGACGCTGGGCATCATTGCCGCAGTGGCCTTTGCCTACTTCGTGATCTGGGAGCTGAACAACGATCACCCGGTGGTGGATTTGCGCCTGTTCGGCAGGCGTAACTTCTTCGGCGGTACGGTGGCGATCTCCATCGGCTACGGCGTGTTCTTCGGCAATCTGGTGCTGTTGCCGCAGTGGCTGCAGCAATATCTCGGCTATCGGGCGATCGACTCCGGTTTATCGACCGCACCGCTCGGGATCTTTGCCGTGATCCTGATGCCGCTGATCGGCAAGTTCCTGCCGCGCGTGGATGCCCGTAAAGTGGCGACGGCTTCCTTTGTCTGTTTCGCACTGGTGTTCTGGCTGCGGTCGCGTTACACCCTTGAAGTCGATCAATGGACCGTTATCCTGCCGACGCTGCTGCAAGGTATTCCGACGGCGATGTTCTTCGTGCCGCTGACGGTGTTGCTGCTGTCCGGTTTGCCGCCGGAACGCATCCCCGCCGCCGCCGGTCTGTCGAGCTTCGTGCGTGTGTTCTGCGGCGCGATCGGTACTTCGGTGGCGACGACAGCCTGGAACAACCGCACCATCGTCCATCATGCGCAGCTGACGGAACATGCGACGCCTTACAGCACGGCATTGCAACAGATGTTCAGCAATCTCACCGGCAATTTCGGCATGAGCACCGAGCAGGCGACCGGCCTGATCGAACGCAATCTGAATGCGCAGGCGGCGATGATCGGCATCAACGACATCTTCTGGCTGTCGGCAGTGATCTTTATCGTGATCATCCCCGTGATCTGGATCATCAAGCCGGCCAAGGGCAGTGCCGGTGCCGAAGCAGCAGCAGCGGCGCACTAG
- the fghA gene encoding S-formylglutathione hydrolase, producing MALELLSEHGCFGGMQGFYKHDSREIGLPMRFSVFVPPQAKQGPVPVLFYLAGLTCTEETFMIKGGAQRVAAELGVMLVAPDTSPRGAGIPGESDSWDFGVGAGFYLDATQEPWDKHYRMGSYVAQELLQLVLAEFPADVARVGIFGHSMGGHGALTLALRHRDVYRSVSAFAPIAAPSQCPWGEKAFGNYLGSDRAAWLQYDASALMEQLQTPFPQGILIDQGLGDKFLEQQLLPQAFEAACAQAKQPLTLRRHEGYDHGYYFISTFMEDHLRFHHRILSA from the coding sequence ATGGCGCTGGAACTCTTGAGCGAGCACGGCTGCTTCGGCGGCATGCAGGGCTTCTACAAACATGACTCGCGAGAGATCGGCCTGCCGATGCGCTTCTCGGTGTTTGTGCCGCCGCAAGCCAAGCAAGGACCGGTGCCGGTCTTGTTCTATCTCGCCGGTCTGACCTGTACCGAAGAGACCTTCATGATCAAAGGCGGTGCGCAGCGTGTCGCGGCCGAACTGGGTGTCATGCTGGTGGCGCCGGATACCAGCCCGCGCGGTGCCGGTATCCCCGGTGAAAGCGACTCCTGGGATTTCGGCGTCGGCGCCGGGTTCTATCTGGATGCAACGCAAGAACCCTGGGACAAGCATTACCGCATGGGTTCGTATGTGGCGCAGGAGTTGTTGCAACTGGTATTGGCGGAGTTTCCTGCAGATGTGGCGCGCGTCGGCATCTTCGGACACTCCATGGGTGGCCATGGTGCGTTGACGCTGGCGTTACGCCATCGCGATGTCTATCGTTCGGTATCGGCTTTCGCGCCGATTGCGGCGCCGTCGCAATGTCCGTGGGGAGAAAAGGCGTTCGGCAATTATCTCGGCAGCGACAGGGCTGCATGGCTGCAATACGATGCCAGCGCACTGATGGAGCAGCTGCAGACGCCGTTCCCGCAAGGGATCCTGATTGATCAGGGACTCGGCGACAAATTCCTGGAGCAGCAGTTGTTGCCTCAGGCGTTTGAAGCTGCCTGCGCGCAGGCGAAGCAACCGCTGACCTTGCGCCGGCACGAGGGCTATGACCACGGCTATTACTTCATCTCTACCTTCATGGAAGATCACTTGCGGTTTCATCACCGCATTTTGTCGGCCTGA